A part of Desulfomicrobium baculatum DSM 4028 genomic DNA contains:
- a CDS encoding mannose-1-phosphate guanylyltransferase/mannose-6-phosphate isomerase: MIIPVILAGGSGTRLWPLSRKLYPKQLLPLIDDRTLVQNTLLRLQGLDEVADPIIICNEEHRFIIAEQMRAMGVSPAAIILEPVGRNTAPAVTIAALQALVADPEAVLLVLPADHLIGDPAQFHEAVRQAVAHAAADHLVTFGIVPSAPETGYGYILQGPALPDSAARAIERFVEKPDLATAEGYVASGQYFWNSGMFVFRAQAVLSELERFAPAIVESCRKALALAGRDLDFLRLDREAFAACPEDSVDYAVMEQTERGVMVPLSCGWNDLGSWDALWQAGGKDESGNVTKGDVVLCDVHDSYLHAETRLLAAVGLENHIVVETSDAVLISPRDRVQEVKKIVDKLKAENRIEAVSHKKVFRPWGHYESIGDGARYQVKRIVVTSGQVLSLQKHFHRAEHWVVVQGTAVVTRDSEEILLRENESVYLPLGAVHRLANPGKIPLELIEVQVGSYLGEDDIVRFEDLYGR, encoded by the coding sequence ATGATCATTCCAGTCATTCTTGCCGGGGGGTCCGGCACCAGATTGTGGCCTCTTTCGCGGAAACTGTACCCCAAGCAGCTGCTGCCGCTCATCGACGACCGGACCCTGGTCCAGAACACGCTTTTGCGCTTGCAAGGCCTGGACGAGGTTGCGGACCCGATCATCATCTGCAACGAAGAGCACCGTTTTATCATCGCCGAGCAGATGCGGGCCATGGGCGTGTCCCCGGCCGCGATCATTCTGGAGCCCGTCGGCAGAAACACTGCTCCGGCCGTGACTATCGCGGCTCTGCAGGCCTTGGTCGCCGACCCCGAGGCGGTTCTCCTCGTCCTGCCGGCGGACCATCTCATCGGTGATCCGGCGCAGTTTCACGAGGCAGTGCGTCAGGCCGTCGCGCATGCCGCCGCGGATCACCTGGTCACCTTCGGCATCGTTCCTTCGGCTCCCGAGACCGGGTACGGCTATATCCTGCAAGGACCGGCGCTTCCGGACTCGGCGGCCCGTGCCATCGAGCGTTTCGTGGAAAAGCCGGACCTGGCGACGGCCGAGGGCTATGTCGCCTCGGGGCAATATTTCTGGAACTCGGGCATGTTCGTGTTCAGGGCGCAGGCCGTGCTGTCCGAACTGGAACGATTCGCACCGGCCATCGTGGAGTCCTGCCGCAAGGCCCTGGCCCTGGCCGGGCGGGATCTGGACTTTCTGCGGCTGGACCGTGAGGCCTTTGCCGCCTGTCCCGAGGACTCCGTCGATTACGCGGTCATGGAGCAGACGGAACGGGGCGTGATGGTCCCCCTGTCCTGCGGCTGGAACGACCTGGGCTCCTGGGACGCCCTGTGGCAGGCCGGAGGCAAGGACGAGAGTGGCAACGTGACCAAAGGGGACGTGGTGCTCTGCGACGTTCACGATTCCTATCTGCACGCCGAGACGCGCCTTTTGGCCGCCGTGGGACTTGAGAACCACATCGTGGTCGAGACCTCCGACGCGGTGCTCATCTCCCCGCGCGACCGGGTGCAGGAAGTCAAGAAGATCGTGGACAAGCTTAAAGCCGAGAACCGCATCGAGGCCGTGTCTCATAAAAAGGTCTTCCGGCCCTGGGGCCACTACGAGTCCATAGGCGACGGCGCGCGCTATCAGGTCAAACGCATCGTGGTCACGTCGGGTCAGGTTTTGTCGCTGCAGAAGCATTTCCACCGCGCCGAGCACTGGGTCGTGGTCCAGGGCACCGCGGTGGTGACCCGGGACAGCGAGGAAATCCTGCTGCGCGAGAACGAATCCGTCTACCTGCCGCTCGGCGCAGTGCACCGTCTGGCCAATCCGGGCAAGATTCCGCTGGAGCTTATTGAAGTGCAGGTTGGAAGCTACCTCGGAGAAGATGATATCGTCCGCTTCGAAGATCTCTACGGCCGGTAA
- a CDS encoding efflux RND transporter periplasmic adaptor subunit, whose protein sequence is MNMVWGKNLFLGLVLCLGVFSAGCSDGPADSPVSNASEPARPAYVVNVLTEEVKAVTMRDILVLPGETEALHDVRLAAQRGGVVEWVGVTEGSAVRTGDHVARIDLSALGAARDRARANVQLADDQLRRRQALHAQGVLAREELDQARNELTSARTRLRETEVEYEYGTVASTLEGVVNKVHVDPGEFVAEGGPVADIVNVATMRINFSVPEGDVRFLAKGQEVTVLVDTYPEGRWTGTIDFVAWKADSATRTFQVRVVVDNEGGMIRPGMIARGAFLRRLIEGAVTAPLFTVQDKGGERIIFVEQGGVARARTVKLGIIEGDRVQVLEGLAAGDRLIVAGHAEVEDGTQVNVR, encoded by the coding sequence ATGAATATGGTTTGGGGAAAGAATCTGTTTTTGGGTCTTGTCCTTTGTCTGGGCGTTTTTTCTGCCGGGTGCTCCGATGGGCCGGCGGATTCTCCGGTTTCCAATGCCTCGGAACCGGCCAGGCCGGCTTACGTGGTCAATGTCCTGACCGAGGAGGTCAAGGCCGTCACCATGCGCGACATTCTGGTCCTGCCTGGGGAGACCGAGGCCCTGCATGATGTGCGCCTGGCCGCTCAGCGCGGCGGCGTCGTGGAGTGGGTCGGCGTGACCGAAGGGAGCGCCGTGCGCACGGGAGATCATGTCGCCCGCATCGACCTGTCGGCCTTGGGCGCCGCCCGTGATCGCGCGCGGGCGAACGTGCAGTTGGCCGACGATCAGCTGCGGCGCAGGCAAGCGCTTCATGCGCAGGGCGTTCTTGCCCGGGAGGAGCTGGATCAGGCCCGCAACGAGCTGACTTCGGCCAGGACGCGGCTGCGCGAGACCGAGGTTGAATACGAGTACGGCACGGTGGCCTCGACCCTGGAAGGCGTGGTCAACAAGGTCCATGTCGATCCCGGAGAATTCGTGGCCGAGGGTGGGCCTGTGGCGGATATCGTCAATGTGGCCACCATGCGCATCAACTTTTCCGTGCCTGAAGGCGACGTGCGTTTCCTGGCCAAAGGGCAAGAGGTCACGGTGCTTGTCGACACCTATCCCGAGGGGCGGTGGACAGGGACGATTGATTTCGTGGCCTGGAAGGCCGACTCCGCGACCCGTACCTTTCAGGTCAGGGTGGTGGTGGACAATGAGGGCGGTATGATCCGGCCCGGCATGATCGCGCGGGGCGCATTTCTGCGTCGTCTGATTGAGGGTGCCGTGACCGCGCCGCTCTTCACCGTGCAGGACAAGGGCGGGGAGCGGATCATTTTCGTGGAGCAGGGCGGAGTGGCCCGGGCGCGCACCGTAAAGCTCGGCATCATCGAAGGCGACCGCGTGCAGGTGCTGGAAGGACTGGCCGCCGGTGACAGGCTTATCGTGGCCGGGCACGCCGAGGTCGAGGACGGGACGCAGGTGAACGTGCGATGA
- a CDS encoding tRNA dihydrouridine synthase, with amino-acid sequence MPSLNPLFSLPLNVGSRSLPSRLVLAPMAGLGHVAYREVLGRFGGFGFMVTEMCNARAVPQESRHHSPVFRWRDEEAASLVCQIFGGEPEVMAAAARRIEAEGLMGVDINMGCSVAAICKKGYGAALLKDPERAVAMVRAVRRAVRCPVMVKFRSGWENSPDLAVDLARRFEDAGADLLTFHPRIAPDRRSRPPKWAHIRAVVEAVSIPVLGNGNAFCAADCLRMMEETGCDGVSIGRMAIARPWIFAQLAHGFEPDEDIFLRTALELIDAIWRHFEQARAIKMYKKYLPYLAANFVYGHSLWPELARGTTREEMTHNAARILGKRPAVASTPNAFLFTS; translated from the coding sequence ATGCCGTCGCTGAATCCCCTGTTTTCCCTCCCCCTGAACGTAGGCTCCCGCAGCCTGCCCTCGCGCCTTGTGCTCGCGCCCATGGCCGGGCTGGGGCATGTGGCGTATCGCGAAGTGCTGGGCCGCTTCGGGGGTTTTGGGTTCATGGTCACGGAGATGTGCAACGCCCGCGCCGTGCCGCAGGAGAGCCGTCATCATTCCCCCGTGTTCCGCTGGCGCGACGAGGAGGCGGCAAGCCTGGTCTGCCAGATTTTCGGCGGGGAGCCTGAGGTCATGGCCGCGGCGGCCCGGCGCATCGAGGCCGAAGGGCTCATGGGCGTTGACATCAACATGGGCTGCTCCGTGGCCGCCATCTGCAAGAAGGGCTATGGGGCGGCGCTGCTCAAAGACCCCGAACGCGCCGTGGCCATGGTGCGGGCCGTGCGCCGGGCCGTGCGCTGCCCCGTCATGGTCAAGTTTCGCAGCGGCTGGGAAAATTCACCGGACCTGGCCGTGGATCTGGCCAGACGTTTCGAGGACGCGGGCGCGGACCTTTTGACCTTTCACCCGCGCATCGCCCCGGATCGCAGATCACGTCCGCCCAAATGGGCGCATATCCGGGCTGTGGTCGAGGCCGTGTCCATCCCCGTGCTTGGCAACGGCAACGCCTTTTGCGCCGCCGATTGTTTGAGGATGATGGAAGAGACGGGCTGCGACGGCGTGTCCATCGGGCGCATGGCCATCGCCCGGCCCTGGATTTTCGCCCAACTGGCGCATGGTTTCGAGCCGGACGAGGATATTTTCCTGCGCACCGCGCTGGAACTGATCGACGCCATCTGGAGGCATTTCGAGCAGGCTAGGGCCATCAAGATGTACAAGAAGTATCTTCCCTACCTGGCCGCCAATTTCGTCTATGGACACAGCCTGTGGCCTGAGCTGGCGCGCGGGACGACCCGGGAGGAGATGACGCACAACGCGGCGCGGATTC
- a CDS encoding DUF362 domain-containing protein: MIKVFLRQTPDYTHAASMIPNLLDSVLPDISGLRLLIKPNFVALRNAHLCCTHPAVIDAAARHCVERGARVTVGDSPAFGTAQSIAQAIGLPELLRPLGVEVVTLARGVCIKSGPVRVQVSAAALDADLILNLPKFKAHSQMRFSGAVKNLFGCVTGVRKAWLHARHGDKKNRFVAMICGLMNVLPPTVSLMDGVEAMHRTGPIAGEAFALGFMGASASPVALDTAAGMVLGARPERFPIWDHCLREKLPGADATALDFPLHRPEDFDATDFILPASLKPESFRPDILLTSLIKRMWLARFRR, translated from the coding sequence GTGATTAAGGTCTTTTTGAGGCAGACGCCGGACTACACCCATGCCGCAAGCATGATTCCGAATCTGCTCGACAGCGTGCTTCCGGACATTTCCGGCTTGCGTCTGCTCATCAAACCCAACTTCGTGGCTCTGCGAAACGCGCATCTGTGCTGTACCCATCCCGCCGTCATCGACGCGGCCGCAAGGCACTGCGTCGAACGCGGAGCCCGCGTCACCGTCGGAGATTCCCCGGCCTTCGGCACGGCCCAGTCCATCGCCCAGGCCATCGGGCTGCCCGAACTGCTGCGCCCCCTTGGAGTCGAGGTCGTGACGCTGGCCCGCGGGGTCTGCATCAAGAGCGGACCTGTGCGGGTCCAGGTCTCTGCCGCCGCGCTGGACGCGGACCTGATCCTAAATCTCCCCAAATTCAAGGCCCACTCGCAGATGCGCTTCAGCGGCGCAGTGAAAAACCTGTTCGGATGCGTGACCGGCGTACGCAAGGCCTGGCTGCACGCCCGGCACGGTGACAAAAAGAACCGTTTCGTTGCGATGATCTGCGGACTCATGAACGTGTTGCCACCCACGGTCAGCCTCATGGACGGGGTGGAGGCCATGCATCGCACCGGCCCCATAGCCGGCGAAGCCTTTGCGCTTGGTTTCATGGGAGCAAGCGCGAGCCCCGTGGCCCTGGACACGGCGGCGGGCATGGTTTTGGGCGCACGGCCGGAACGTTTCCCCATCTGGGACCACTGCCTGCGCGAGAAGCTGCCCGGAGCCGATGCAACAGCCCTGGACTTTCCCCTGCACAGGCCCGAGGATTTCGACGCCACGGACTTCATCCTCCCGGCGTCGCTCAAACCGGAGTCGTTTCGGCCGGACATCCTGCTGACAAGCCTCATCAAACGCATGTGGCTGGCACGATTCAGACGCTGA
- a CDS encoding efflux RND transporter permease subunit, producing MIVNEAAQRRQPLVLVSLLLIIVAGLYSYANLPREAAPDIQIPYIFVTTDYEGVAPEDMEKLITVPLERKLKGLEGVEELTSQSDDGTSTIAIKFLPSEDIDDALQKVRDKVDQASGDLPSDLEDDPLVSEMNFSDMPIIQVVLSGPFSLKRLKVFAEDLEDRFESISGVLDARIIGGLEREIHVEFDLDRVGAYKVPFAAMLQSVERGNVNMPGGSMDIGDMRYQVRVPEDFRSPAEIDSIVAFVRDGKPVYLRDVAAIRDHYKDITTLSRLNGENAVTLQVIKRSGENIIDINDRVAAVVEEMRLLLPPTLTISLTADMAEDIRNMVADLENNILTGLILVLGVVLIFIGGRSAVFVSVAIPVSMLITFALLRLLDITLNMVVLFSLILALGMLVDNGIVIVENIYRHMQEGKDRFQAALDGTSEVAWPVITSTLTTVGAFFPMIFWPGIMGGFMSFLPKTVILALAGSLFVALVINPVLSARYQTAAPALAVDGNVVRSRSKRAYLWLLEWALNHRALVLGVCVVMLLGSALAFGKFGKGVEFFPETEPKRAYANVKLPVGTNLDATDRYIRIIEDVCSEYADVRYVIGSTGAATGGDFGGGGSGTHLGSVTLDFVPIGERSRHSSEIISEVRDRLSALITGAELRVEKEDEGPPTGDPVSLEIYGDDMQVLAGIVEQVRALMRDIPGIVDMKDNLVTGKPEIQIRVDKEKTSLLGLDTYTVAYTVKAAINGAKVGVFREGKDEYDIVAKLPRKDRESVESLRRITVSGLDGEPVPLTTLARVDLASGLGAINHKDQKRVVTVSSDVSGRLANDIIRELDGKLGALAWPRGYTYSFAGEQEEQRKAQEFLSEAFVAAIFLIFMVLVAQFNSMVTPLIVLTSVVLSFIGVFTGLLITGTAFGIIMTGVGVISLAGVVVNNAIVLIDYFEQLKAKGMQTREALLEAGLTRFRPVLLTAVTTILGLLPMALGVSFDFFKWKLITESESAQWWGPMAVAVIFGLLVATLLTLVVVPVLCSLQDGGRAWLTRRRSGKAGEAVART from the coding sequence ATGATCGTCAACGAAGCCGCGCAGCGTCGCCAACCGTTGGTCCTGGTCTCCCTGCTGCTGATCATCGTGGCGGGGCTGTACAGCTACGCCAATCTTCCGCGCGAGGCCGCACCCGACATCCAGATTCCCTACATCTTCGTGACCACGGACTACGAGGGCGTTGCGCCGGAGGACATGGAGAAGCTCATCACCGTCCCTCTGGAGCGCAAGCTAAAAGGCCTGGAGGGCGTGGAGGAACTGACCTCGCAGTCCGACGACGGCACGTCCACCATCGCCATCAAGTTTTTGCCCAGCGAGGACATCGACGATGCCCTGCAGAAGGTCCGCGACAAGGTCGATCAGGCCTCGGGCGACCTGCCGTCGGACCTTGAAGACGATCCGCTGGTCAGCGAGATGAATTTTTCCGACATGCCCATCATCCAGGTGGTCTTGTCCGGCCCTTTTAGCCTGAAGCGCCTCAAGGTCTTCGCCGAGGATCTGGAAGATCGTTTCGAGTCCATTTCCGGGGTGCTCGACGCCCGGATCATCGGAGGCCTTGAGCGCGAAATCCACGTCGAGTTCGACCTGGACCGCGTCGGCGCCTACAAGGTGCCCTTCGCAGCTATGCTGCAGTCGGTGGAGCGGGGTAACGTGAACATGCCCGGCGGCTCCATGGACATCGGCGACATGCGTTATCAGGTGCGTGTGCCCGAAGATTTTCGCAGTCCGGCGGAGATCGATTCCATCGTGGCCTTCGTGCGCGACGGCAAGCCCGTCTATCTGCGTGACGTGGCCGCCATTCGCGATCACTACAAGGATATTACGACGCTCAGCCGCCTGAACGGCGAGAACGCGGTGACTCTGCAGGTGATCAAGCGCAGCGGCGAGAACATCATCGACATCAACGACCGCGTTGCCGCCGTGGTGGAGGAGATGCGCCTTCTTCTGCCGCCCACGCTTACCATCAGCCTGACCGCGGACATGGCCGAGGACATCCGCAACATGGTCGCCGACCTGGAAAACAACATCCTGACCGGTCTCATACTGGTTCTGGGCGTGGTGCTCATTTTCATCGGTGGCCGCTCCGCCGTGTTCGTGTCCGTGGCCATCCCGGTGTCCATGCTCATCACCTTTGCGCTCCTGCGCCTGCTGGACATCACCCTGAACATGGTCGTTCTTTTTTCCCTCATTCTGGCGCTCGGCATGCTGGTCGACAATGGCATCGTCATCGTGGAGAATATCTACCGCCACATGCAGGAGGGCAAGGACCGCTTCCAGGCCGCCCTTGACGGGACCAGCGAAGTGGCCTGGCCGGTCATAACCTCGACCCTGACCACCGTTGGGGCGTTCTTTCCCATGATCTTCTGGCCCGGCATCATGGGCGGGTTCATGTCCTTTCTGCCCAAGACGGTCATTCTGGCGCTCGCGGGCTCCCTTTTTGTGGCCCTGGTGATCAACCCGGTCCTCTCCGCGCGTTACCAGACCGCCGCGCCCGCGCTCGCCGTTGACGGGAATGTCGTCCGGTCCAGGTCCAAGAGGGCCTACCTGTGGCTTTTGGAATGGGCCCTGAACCACCGGGCGCTGGTCCTCGGGGTTTGCGTGGTCATGTTGCTTGGCTCGGCCCTGGCCTTTGGCAAATTCGGCAAGGGCGTCGAGTTTTTTCCCGAAACCGAGCCCAAGCGGGCTTATGCCAACGTGAAGCTGCCCGTGGGCACCAATCTTGACGCCACGGATCGTTACATCCGGATCATCGAAGACGTCTGCTCCGAATATGCAGACGTGCGCTATGTCATCGGCAGCACCGGCGCGGCCACGGGGGGAGATTTCGGCGGCGGCGGAAGCGGCACGCATCTGGGCTCCGTGACCCTGGATTTCGTACCCATCGGCGAGCGCTCGCGACACTCCTCGGAGATTATCTCGGAGGTTCGGGACAGGCTCTCCGCGCTGATCACCGGCGCGGAGCTGCGCGTGGAGAAGGAAGACGAGGGACCGCCCACCGGCGACCCCGTCAGTCTGGAAATTTACGGCGACGACATGCAGGTGCTGGCCGGGATCGTGGAGCAGGTTCGCGCGCTCATGCGCGACATCCCCGGCATCGTCGACATGAAGGACAACCTGGTCACCGGAAAGCCGGAGATCCAGATTCGAGTGGACAAGGAGAAAACATCGCTCCTGGGCCTGGACACCTACACCGTGGCCTACACCGTGAAGGCCGCCATCAACGGGGCCAAGGTCGGGGTGTTTCGCGAGGGCAAGGACGAATACGATATCGTCGCCAAGCTGCCCCGCAAGGACAGGGAGTCGGTGGAGTCCCTGCGCCGCATCACAGTCTCCGGTCTGGACGGCGAGCCCGTGCCCCTGACCACCCTGGCCCGGGTGGATCTGGCCAGCGGCCTCGGGGCCATCAACCACAAGGATCAAAAGAGGGTGGTCACGGTCTCGTCCGATGTCAGCGGCAGGCTCGCCAACGACATCATCCGCGAGCTTGACGGCAAGCTGGGGGCCCTGGCCTGGCCGCGCGGGTACACCTACAGCTTTGCCGGTGAGCAGGAAGAGCAGCGCAAGGCCCAGGAATTCTTGAGCGAGGCCTTTGTCGCCGCCATTTTTCTCATCTTCATGGTGCTGGTGGCCCAGTTCAATTCCATGGTCACCCCGCTTATCGTGCTGACCTCGGTGGTGTTGTCCTTCATCGGGGTCTTCACGGGCCTGCTGATCACCGGCACGGCTTTCGGGATCATCATGACTGGCGTTGGCGTCATCTCCCTGGCCGGCGTGGTCGTCAACAACGCCATCGTGCTCATCGACTATTTCGAGCAGCTCAAGGCCAAAGGCATGCAGACGCGCGAGGCCCTGCTCGAGGCCGGGCTGACCCGTTTCCGCCCGGTGCTGCTCACGGCCGTGACCACCATCCTCGGTCTTTTGCCCATGGCCCTGGGGGTGAGCTTCGACTTTTTCAAGTGGAAGCTGATCACGGAGTCGGAGTCGGCGCAGTGGTGGGGACCCATGGCCGTGGCGGTCATCTTCGGGCTTCTTGTGGCCACTCTGCTGACTCTGGTCGTGGTGCCGGTGCTCTGCTCCCTGCAGGATGGCGGCAGGGCGTGGCTGACCCGGCGCCGGTCCGGCAAGGCCGGTGAGGCTGTCGCCAGGACGTGA
- a CDS encoding rhodanese-like domain-containing protein encodes MMTRQVIDIFPDELEEFKNKTRERDYLLIDVRQPSEFAEVHIPGAQLIPLPEIENRIAELDGEKNLVLYCRTGGRSSVAAALIKDAGARQGAIYNLVGGIAGWEGKGLKDIPHLELFPRDMALNQTLYRAMNMEKGAWLFYNDLAQEYKGTELGDMIEDIGGMEEVHARSIFTYWKKNNPASITDSFDETFERLDGRIMEGGKPISAWMARLGKDPKDRMLRLLELACEIEYYAYDLYRGLAKRDRDTEAVQTYLLLAEQEKAHIRVITKALDRFFGD; translated from the coding sequence ATGATGACCAGACAAGTGATCGATATCTTTCCCGATGAACTGGAAGAATTCAAGAACAAGACCAGAGAGCGCGACTACCTTCTGATTGACGTCCGCCAGCCTTCGGAATTCGCAGAGGTCCATATTCCCGGTGCCCAGCTCATCCCGCTGCCGGAAATCGAAAACCGCATCGCGGAGCTGGACGGGGAAAAAAATCTGGTCCTGTATTGCCGCACCGGCGGCAGGTCATCCGTCGCCGCAGCCCTGATCAAGGACGCCGGGGCCCGGCAGGGCGCGATCTACAATCTGGTCGGCGGAATCGCCGGCTGGGAAGGCAAGGGCCTCAAAGACATCCCGCATCTGGAGCTCTTTCCCCGGGACATGGCCCTGAACCAGACCCTCTACAGGGCCATGAACATGGAAAAAGGGGCCTGGCTTTTCTACAACGATCTCGCTCAAGAGTACAAGGGCACGGAACTTGGCGACATGATCGAAGATATTGGCGGCATGGAAGAGGTTCATGCCCGCAGCATCTTCACATACTGGAAGAAGAACAACCCGGCATCCATCACCGACAGCTTCGATGAAACATTCGAGCGCCTGGACGGCCGGATCATGGAAGGCGGCAAGCCCATTTCCGCCTGGATGGCCCGTCTGGGCAAAGACCCCAAGGATCGCATGCTGCGGCTCCTGGAGTTGGCCTGCGAGATCGAGTACTATGCCTACGATCTTTACCGGGGCCTGGCCAAACGTGACCGCGACACCGAAGCGGTCCAGACCTACCTGCTGCTGGCCGAGCAGGAAAAAGCCCACATCCGCGTCATTACCAAGGCTCTGGACCGGTTTTTTGGTGATTAA
- a CDS encoding DUF4079 family protein: protein MLWIHPLLQLAATALALYVLHLGWPRFQANHLGRKGKFMWAEHVRLGKYVHILWMAGLVLGLYAVGQAWGQNTITGGHYWIGQSMMPCIAGGYVTGVIMDRNRAKRRYLPLAHAVFNIVALILALAQVVTGIAVIRDFMLA from the coding sequence ATGCTCTGGATTCATCCCCTGCTTCAACTCGCCGCCACCGCTTTGGCCCTCTACGTCCTGCACCTGGGCTGGCCCCGCTTTCAGGCCAACCATCTGGGCAGGAAAGGCAAGTTCATGTGGGCGGAGCATGTCCGGCTCGGCAAGTACGTGCACATCCTGTGGATGGCCGGGCTGGTCCTGGGCCTTTACGCCGTGGGCCAGGCATGGGGCCAGAACACGATTACCGGGGGCCACTACTGGATCGGCCAGTCCATGATGCCCTGCATCGCCGGGGGCTACGTCACGGGCGTGATCATGGACCGCAACCGGGCGAAGCGCCGCTACCTGCCGCTGGCGCATGCAGTTTTCAATATCGTGGCCTTGATCCTGGCCCTGGCGCAGGTGGTCACCGGAATCGCCGTCATCCGGGATTTCATGCTGGCTTGA